One genomic segment of Anguilla anguilla isolate fAngAng1 chromosome 2, fAngAng1.pri, whole genome shotgun sequence includes these proteins:
- the wbp1lb gene encoding WW domain binding protein 1-like b isoform X5, producing the protein MPFLLGMRQNRLLCAGLNNQSYVCEFGHCCGESHCCSYYYELWWFWLVWVIIIILSCCCICHHRRSKHRLQQQQRQHEINLIAYREARSHASLPFYFRFLPNYLLPEYEEVVNRPPTPPPPYSALHAGQSAGASPLSPEQPDELRLPTQTTPVPPASDTPPSRPGGAELDPPAGLSRKEDGRTPASEEQLPPSDRAASAPERDGRKDPPGGDSGSEGRPEDKDGPAGRHRCFTGDSGIEVCVCSGYPATEEQPELKGLLGDFCEGCDSCGPPSAATGRRGEEEEEEEQTPERRPDHGAVPLPPRAPVNLLHTITEQEGSLQPGNAAESYHTCC; encoded by the exons ATGCCTTTCCTTCTGGGAATGAGACAG AACAGGCTGCTATGCGCTGGACTGAACAATCAGAGCTACGTCTGTGAGTTTGGACACTGCTGTGGGGAGTCCCACTGCTGCAGTTACTACTATGAGCTGTGGT GGTTCTGGCTCGTCTGGgtgatcatcatcatcctcagctgctgctgcatctgCCACCACCGACGCAGCAAGCAccggctgcagcagcagcagcggcagcacgAGATCAACCTCATCGCCTACCGCGAAGCCCGCAGCCATGCCTCCCTGCCCTTCTACTTCA GGTTTCTGCCCAATTATCTTCTGCCCGAGTACGAGGAGGTGGTGAACCGCCCCCCGACACCGCCCCCTCCTTACAGTGCCTTGCACGCCGGCCAATCGGCCGGTGCCAGCCCTCTGTCGCCGGAGCAACCGGACGAGCTCCGCCTCCCGACGCAGACCACTCCGGTCCCCCCGGCGTCGGACACGCCCCCCTCGAGGCCCGGCGGGGCGGAGCTGGACCCGCCGGCGGGGCTGAGCCGGAAGGAGGACGGGAGGACGCCCGCGTCCGAGGAGCAGCTGCCGCCGTCGGACCGCGCCGCGTCGGCCCCGGAGCGGGACGGGCGCAAGGACCCGCCGGGGGGGGACTCGGGTTCGGAGGGCCGCCCCGAGGACAAGGACGGCCCCGCGGGGCGCCACCGCTGCTTCACCGGCGACTCGGGCATcgaggtgtgcgtgtgcagcgGTTACCCGGCAACCGAGGAACAGCCGGAACtgaaggggctgctgggagattTCTGCGAGGGCTGCGACTCCTGCGGCCCGCCCTCCGCCGCCaccgggaggaggggggaggaggaggaggaggaggagcagaccCCAGAGAGGAGGCCGGACCATGGggctgtgcccctccccccgcggGCCCCAGTTAACCTCCTGCACACCATCACCGAGCAGGAGGGGTCTCTCCAACCTGGCAACGCTGCTGAGAGCTATCACACCTGCtgctga
- the dpcd gene encoding protein DPCD — protein MAAALQCWSDSLKEAKKTALLHEGKRKVHYLFADGKEMAEEYDMKTDELIVRKWRKKSTLGAPGQWEVEVGDPSTMQTSEPHLIKESSSNPVLIRKDTKASFQWRVRNLPYPKEVYSVSVEPGEQCCIIRTTNKKYYKKFSIPDLDRCRLPLDSSALTFNHANNTLIITYQKPKELLTLEQDLLRELKRIKSTGDGDMDCKTQ, from the exons atggctgcagcaTTACAATGCTGGTCTGACAGTTTGAAAGAAGCAAAGAAAACTGCGCTGCTACATGAAG gaaagaggaaagtgcaTTACCTTTTTGCGGACGGGAAAGAAATGGCAGAAGAGTATGACATGAAAACTGACGAGCTTATTG tACGAAAATGGCGAAAGAAGAGCACTTTGGGAGCACCAGGTCAATGGGAGGTCGAAGTAGGTGACCCGTCTACGATGCAAACTTCAGAACCACATCTGATCAAGGAGAGCAGTTCAAAT CCTGTATTGATACGTAAAGACACCAAGGCGAGCTTTCAGTGGAGGGTCCGCAACCTTCCCTATCCCAAAGAGGTCTACAGCGTTTCCGTCGAGCCAGGGGAACAGTGTTGCATCATCAggacaacaaacaaaaa GTATTATAAGAAGTTCTCCATCCCAGATCTGGACAGGTGTCGGCTACCTCTGGACAGCTCCGCCCTCACCTTCAACCACGCCAACAACACCCTGATCATCACT TACCAGAAGCCCAAGGAGCTTCTGACCCTGGAGCAGGACTTGCTGAGGGAGCTGAAAAGGATCAAGAGCACCGGTGACGGGGACATGGACTGCAAAACCCAGTGA
- the wbp1lb gene encoding WW domain binding protein 1-like b isoform X2 → MSLVVRVYQCLFLLPVQCSALFVFQNRLLCAGLNNQSYVCEFGHCCGESHCCSYYYELWWFWLVWVIIIILSCCCICHHRRSKHRLQQQQRQHEINLIAYREARSHASLPFYFSKRPRHASLPFYFRFLPNYLLPEYEEVVNRPPTPPPPYSALHAGQSAGASPLSPEQPDELRLPTQTTPVPPASDTPPSRPGGAELDPPAGLSRKEDGRTPASEEQLPPSDRAASAPERDGRKDPPGGDSGSEGRPEDKDGPAGRHRCFTGDSGIEVCVCSGYPATEEQPELKGLLGDFCEGCDSCGPPSAATGRRGEEEEEEEQTPERRPDHGAVPLPPRAPVNLLHTITEQEGSLQPGNAAESYHTCC, encoded by the exons atgtcCCTGGTGGTTCGAGTTTATCAGTGTCTATTTCTGTTGCCCGTTCAGTGTTCTGCTCTGTTTGTCTTCCAGAACAGGCTGCTATGCGCTGGACTGAACAATCAGAGCTACGTCTGTGAGTTTGGACACTGCTGTGGGGAGTCCCACTGCTGCAGTTACTACTATGAGCTGTGGT GGTTCTGGCTCGTCTGGgtgatcatcatcatcctcagctgctgctgcatctgCCACCACCGACGCAGCAAGCAccggctgcagcagcagcagcggcagcacgAGATCAACCTCATCGCCTACCGCGAAGCCCGCAGCCATGCCTCCCTGCCCTTCTACTTCAGTAAGCGCCCCCGCCACGCCTCCCTGCCCTTCTACTTCA GGTTTCTGCCCAATTATCTTCTGCCCGAGTACGAGGAGGTGGTGAACCGCCCCCCGACACCGCCCCCTCCTTACAGTGCCTTGCACGCCGGCCAATCGGCCGGTGCCAGCCCTCTGTCGCCGGAGCAACCGGACGAGCTCCGCCTCCCGACGCAGACCACTCCGGTCCCCCCGGCGTCGGACACGCCCCCCTCGAGGCCCGGCGGGGCGGAGCTGGACCCGCCGGCGGGGCTGAGCCGGAAGGAGGACGGGAGGACGCCCGCGTCCGAGGAGCAGCTGCCGCCGTCGGACCGCGCCGCGTCGGCCCCGGAGCGGGACGGGCGCAAGGACCCGCCGGGGGGGGACTCGGGTTCGGAGGGCCGCCCCGAGGACAAGGACGGCCCCGCGGGGCGCCACCGCTGCTTCACCGGCGACTCGGGCATcgaggtgtgcgtgtgcagcgGTTACCCGGCAACCGAGGAACAGCCGGAACtgaaggggctgctgggagattTCTGCGAGGGCTGCGACTCCTGCGGCCCGCCCTCCGCCGCCaccgggaggaggggggaggaggaggaggaggaggagcagaccCCAGAGAGGAGGCCGGACCATGGggctgtgcccctccccccgcggGCCCCAGTTAACCTCCTGCACACCATCACCGAGCAGGAGGGGTCTCTCCAACCTGGCAACGCTGCTGAGAGCTATCACACCTGCtgctga
- the poll gene encoding DNA polymerase lambda, translating into MHPEGASPPPEMEPHGIVKAFPKVKRAGARVGKEVPQKKISVDETVTGHLFDGMFMYLLPAGIGNARCDIFQRQITQNGGQVEREFGPSVTHVMVDDSMDCARALRLLKLDRLPGAVQLVRCSWLGQCITGKKLLSTTDHRLLLPDSVSHVNTDSQEVGDDAHSGDECPVVATEIPPLLEPTQDDASEKFTEEHKEEDEVSQNDLDALINGHQPAAPTSNANMNANVNANANVNANINAAEKTLSGKWVCAQSSQSKISNHNQHITDKLEVLAKAYTHQGDKWRALSYSKAVNALKSYGKPISSYEEACKIQGIGKRMADKIIEIMESGHLRKIDHLGEAVPVLELFTNIWGAGAKTAQLWYQQGFRTLEDIRTKATLNSQQKVGLKHYDDFLDRMSRDEAAAIEKTVKDAAQLVNPGLLAAACGSYRRGKATCGDVDVLITHPDGTSHKGVFSKILHSLRQSGFLTDDLVSHEDNGNQKKYLGVCRLPGPGRRHRRLDIIVVPHGEFACALMYFTGSAHFNRSMRALAKTKGMSLSEHSLNRDVVRRGSLKIGTGVPLPTPAERDVFAHLGIPYREPHERDW; encoded by the exons ATGCACCCGGAAG GGGCGTCTCCTCCACCCGAAATGGAGCCGCATGGTATCGTGAAAGCGTTTCCAAAGGTGAAGAGGGCGGGTGCCAGGGTGGGGAAAGAAGTACCCCAAAAGAAAATCAGTGTGGATGAAACGGTAACAG gACATTTGTTTGACGGTATGTTTATGTACCTACTCCCCGCGGGTATCGGGAATGCCCGGTGTGATATCTTTCAAAGACAGATCACCCAGAACGGGGGACAGGTCGAACGCGAATTCGGTCCCAGTGTGACACACGTCATGGTGGATGACTCTATGGACTGTGCACGAGCGCTGCGGCTACTGAAGTTGGACAGGCTACCTGGAGCGGTACAGCTGGTCAGGTGCTCCTGGCTGGGTCAGTGCATCACTGGGAAAAAACTGCTAAGCACTACAGACCACAGGCTCCTCCTCCCCGACAG TGTCAGTCATGTGAATACTGACAGTCAGGAAGTGGGAGACGATGCACATAGTGGTGATGAGTGCCCTGTTGTTGCCACGGAGATTCCGCCACTACTTGAACCGACTCAGGATGATGCATCAGAGAAG TTTACAGAGGAACACAAAGAAGAGGACGAAGTCTCGCAGAACGATCTGGACGCCCTGATCAATGGACACCAGCCTGCTGCCCCGACCTCAAACGCAAACATGAACGCCAACGTGAACGCGAATGCGAACGTGAACGCCAACATAAACGCAGCTGAGAAAACCCTCTCAGGAAAGTGGGTCTGCGCCCAGTCCTCCCAGAGCAAGATCAGCAATCACAACCAGCACATCACAGACAAGCTGGAGGTCCTGGCCAAGGCGTACACGCACCAGGGCGACAAGTGGAGGGCGCTGAGCTACTCCAAAGCCGTCAACGCCCTGAAGAGTTACGGGAAGCCCATCTCCTCATATGAG GAGGCCTGTAAGATCCAAGGCATTGGCAAACGCATGGCAGACAAGATCATCGAGATCATGGAGAGTGGGCACCTCCGCAAGATAGACCACCTGGGCGAGGCCGTGCCAGTTCTGGAGCTTTTCACCAACATCTGGGGTGCCGGTGCCAAGACGGCACAGCTGTGGTACCAGCAG GGATTTCGCACGTTGGAGGACATCCGCACCAAAGCCACTCTGAACTCCCAGCAGAAAGTCGGACTGAAACACTACGATGATTTCCTGGATCGGATGTCTAGAGACGAGGCGGCCGCTATTGAGAAGACG GTAAAGGACGCGGCACAGTTGGTGAACCCAGGCCTCCTGGCGGCCGCATGTGGGTCCTATCGCCGGGGGAAGGCCACGTGCGGAGATGTGGACGTCCTGATCACCCACCCAGACGGGACGTCCCACAAGGGCGTTTTTAGCAAAATACTGCATAGCCTCCGTCAGAGCG GCTTCCTGACCGACGACCTGGTCAGCCACGAGGACAACGGGAACCAGAAGAAGTACCTGGGGGTGTGCCGCCTGCCCGGGCCCGGCCGGCGCCACCGCCGGCTGGACATCATCGTGGTGCCGCACGGCGAGTTCGCCTGCGCGCTCATGTACTTCACCGGCTCGGCGCACTTCAACCGCTCCATGCGGGCCCTGGCCAAAACCAAGGGCATGAGCCTGTCGGAGCACTCCCTGAACCGGGACGTGGTCCGGCGGGGCAGCCTGAAGATCGGCACGGGCGTCCCTCTGCCCACCCCCGCCGAGAGGGACGTCTTTGCGCACCTGGGCATACCCTACAGAGAGCCCCACGAGAGGGACTGGTGA
- the fgf8b gene encoding fibroblast growth factor 8b, with the protein MMPMPSRSNSLFLHLFAFCLYAQVTIQSPPNFTQHVNEQCKFSDRTSRRLIRTYQLYSRTSGKHVQVLGNKKINAMAEDGDVHAKLIVETDTFGSRVRIRGAETGYYVCMNHRGKLVGKSRGRGRDCIFTEIVLENNYTALRSARHGGWYMGFTRRGRPRSGTRTRQHQREVHFMKRPTRGPSGGAANAAANANAADRRPFGFVAHPFGRRTKRVRRWGGS; encoded by the exons atgaTGCCGATGCCGTCGAGATCAAATAGCCT gttCCTCcatttatttgccttttgtCTCTATGCACAG gtgACCATTCAGTCCCCGCCTAATTTTACGCAGCACGTGAATGAGCAGTGCAAGTTTTCCGACCGGACGAGTCGTAGGCTAATTCGTACCTACCAGCTCTACAGCCGAACGAGTGGCAAGCACGTGCAAGTTCTTggaaacaagaaaatcaatGCCATGGCTGAAGACGGGGATGTACATG CCAAACTGATCGTGGAGACGGACACGTTTGGGAGCCGGGTTCGAATAAGAGGGGCGGAGACTGGGTACTACGTCTGCATGAACCACAGAGGGAAGCTGGTGGGCAAG AGCCGCGGCCGCGGGCGGGACTGCATCTTCACGGAGATCGTCCTGGAGAACAACTACACGGCGCTGCGCAGCGCGCGGCACGGCGGCTGGTACATGGGCTTCACCCGCCGCGGGCGGCCCCGCAGCGGCACCCGCACCCGCCAGCACCAGCGCGAGGTGCACTTCATGAAGCGGCCCACCAGGGGGCCGAGCGGCGGGGCCGCAAACGCCGCCGCCAACGCCAACGCCGCCGACCGCCGCCCCTTCGGGTTCGTGGCACACCCGTTCGGCCGGAGGACTAAACGCGTGCGCCGCTGGGGAGGGAGCTGA
- the wbp1lb gene encoding WW domain binding protein 1-like b isoform X3, protein MTETECIALKMGMFLFYAGPVRPTQATIEENRLLCAGLNNQSYVCEFGHCCGESHCCSYYYELWWFWLVWVIIIILSCCCICHHRRSKHRLQQQQRQHEINLIAYREARSHASLPFYFRFLPNYLLPEYEEVVNRPPTPPPPYSALHAGQSAGASPLSPEQPDELRLPTQTTPVPPASDTPPSRPGGAELDPPAGLSRKEDGRTPASEEQLPPSDRAASAPERDGRKDPPGGDSGSEGRPEDKDGPAGRHRCFTGDSGIEVCVCSGYPATEEQPELKGLLGDFCEGCDSCGPPSAATGRRGEEEEEEEQTPERRPDHGAVPLPPRAPVNLLHTITEQEGSLQPGNAAESYHTCC, encoded by the exons ATGACGGAAACAGAGTGTATCGCTCTGAAAATGGGCATGTTTCTGTTCTACGCTGGTCCTGTCAGACCGACACAGGCGACCATAGAAGAG AACAGGCTGCTATGCGCTGGACTGAACAATCAGAGCTACGTCTGTGAGTTTGGACACTGCTGTGGGGAGTCCCACTGCTGCAGTTACTACTATGAGCTGTGGT GGTTCTGGCTCGTCTGGgtgatcatcatcatcctcagctgctgctgcatctgCCACCACCGACGCAGCAAGCAccggctgcagcagcagcagcggcagcacgAGATCAACCTCATCGCCTACCGCGAAGCCCGCAGCCATGCCTCCCTGCCCTTCTACTTCA GGTTTCTGCCCAATTATCTTCTGCCCGAGTACGAGGAGGTGGTGAACCGCCCCCCGACACCGCCCCCTCCTTACAGTGCCTTGCACGCCGGCCAATCGGCCGGTGCCAGCCCTCTGTCGCCGGAGCAACCGGACGAGCTCCGCCTCCCGACGCAGACCACTCCGGTCCCCCCGGCGTCGGACACGCCCCCCTCGAGGCCCGGCGGGGCGGAGCTGGACCCGCCGGCGGGGCTGAGCCGGAAGGAGGACGGGAGGACGCCCGCGTCCGAGGAGCAGCTGCCGCCGTCGGACCGCGCCGCGTCGGCCCCGGAGCGGGACGGGCGCAAGGACCCGCCGGGGGGGGACTCGGGTTCGGAGGGCCGCCCCGAGGACAAGGACGGCCCCGCGGGGCGCCACCGCTGCTTCACCGGCGACTCGGGCATcgaggtgtgcgtgtgcagcgGTTACCCGGCAACCGAGGAACAGCCGGAACtgaaggggctgctgggagattTCTGCGAGGGCTGCGACTCCTGCGGCCCGCCCTCCGCCGCCaccgggaggaggggggaggaggaggaggaggaggagcagaccCCAGAGAGGAGGCCGGACCATGGggctgtgcccctccccccgcggGCCCCAGTTAACCTCCTGCACACCATCACCGAGCAGGAGGGGTCTCTCCAACCTGGCAACGCTGCTGAGAGCTATCACACCTGCtgctga
- the wbp1lb gene encoding WW domain binding protein 1-like b isoform X1 translates to MTETECIALKMGMFLFYAGPVRPTQATIEENRLLCAGLNNQSYVCEFGHCCGESHCCSYYYELWWFWLVWVIIIILSCCCICHHRRSKHRLQQQQRQHEINLIAYREARSHASLPFYFSKRPRHASLPFYFRFLPNYLLPEYEEVVNRPPTPPPPYSALHAGQSAGASPLSPEQPDELRLPTQTTPVPPASDTPPSRPGGAELDPPAGLSRKEDGRTPASEEQLPPSDRAASAPERDGRKDPPGGDSGSEGRPEDKDGPAGRHRCFTGDSGIEVCVCSGYPATEEQPELKGLLGDFCEGCDSCGPPSAATGRRGEEEEEEEQTPERRPDHGAVPLPPRAPVNLLHTITEQEGSLQPGNAAESYHTCC, encoded by the exons ATGACGGAAACAGAGTGTATCGCTCTGAAAATGGGCATGTTTCTGTTCTACGCTGGTCCTGTCAGACCGACACAGGCGACCATAGAAGAG AACAGGCTGCTATGCGCTGGACTGAACAATCAGAGCTACGTCTGTGAGTTTGGACACTGCTGTGGGGAGTCCCACTGCTGCAGTTACTACTATGAGCTGTGGT GGTTCTGGCTCGTCTGGgtgatcatcatcatcctcagctgctgctgcatctgCCACCACCGACGCAGCAAGCAccggctgcagcagcagcagcggcagcacgAGATCAACCTCATCGCCTACCGCGAAGCCCGCAGCCATGCCTCCCTGCCCTTCTACTTCAGTAAGCGCCCCCGCCACGCCTCCCTGCCCTTCTACTTCA GGTTTCTGCCCAATTATCTTCTGCCCGAGTACGAGGAGGTGGTGAACCGCCCCCCGACACCGCCCCCTCCTTACAGTGCCTTGCACGCCGGCCAATCGGCCGGTGCCAGCCCTCTGTCGCCGGAGCAACCGGACGAGCTCCGCCTCCCGACGCAGACCACTCCGGTCCCCCCGGCGTCGGACACGCCCCCCTCGAGGCCCGGCGGGGCGGAGCTGGACCCGCCGGCGGGGCTGAGCCGGAAGGAGGACGGGAGGACGCCCGCGTCCGAGGAGCAGCTGCCGCCGTCGGACCGCGCCGCGTCGGCCCCGGAGCGGGACGGGCGCAAGGACCCGCCGGGGGGGGACTCGGGTTCGGAGGGCCGCCCCGAGGACAAGGACGGCCCCGCGGGGCGCCACCGCTGCTTCACCGGCGACTCGGGCATcgaggtgtgcgtgtgcagcgGTTACCCGGCAACCGAGGAACAGCCGGAACtgaaggggctgctgggagattTCTGCGAGGGCTGCGACTCCTGCGGCCCGCCCTCCGCCGCCaccgggaggaggggggaggaggaggaggaggaggagcagaccCCAGAGAGGAGGCCGGACCATGGggctgtgcccctccccccgcggGCCCCAGTTAACCTCCTGCACACCATCACCGAGCAGGAGGGGTCTCTCCAACCTGGCAACGCTGCTGAGAGCTATCACACCTGCtgctga
- the wbp1lb gene encoding WW domain binding protein 1-like b isoform X4 yields the protein MPFLLGMRQNRLLCAGLNNQSYVCEFGHCCGESHCCSYYYELWWFWLVWVIIIILSCCCICHHRRSKHRLQQQQRQHEINLIAYREARSHASLPFYFSKRPRHASLPFYFRFLPNYLLPEYEEVVNRPPTPPPPYSALHAGQSAGASPLSPEQPDELRLPTQTTPVPPASDTPPSRPGGAELDPPAGLSRKEDGRTPASEEQLPPSDRAASAPERDGRKDPPGGDSGSEGRPEDKDGPAGRHRCFTGDSGIEVCVCSGYPATEEQPELKGLLGDFCEGCDSCGPPSAATGRRGEEEEEEEQTPERRPDHGAVPLPPRAPVNLLHTITEQEGSLQPGNAAESYHTCC from the exons ATGCCTTTCCTTCTGGGAATGAGACAG AACAGGCTGCTATGCGCTGGACTGAACAATCAGAGCTACGTCTGTGAGTTTGGACACTGCTGTGGGGAGTCCCACTGCTGCAGTTACTACTATGAGCTGTGGT GGTTCTGGCTCGTCTGGgtgatcatcatcatcctcagctgctgctgcatctgCCACCACCGACGCAGCAAGCAccggctgcagcagcagcagcggcagcacgAGATCAACCTCATCGCCTACCGCGAAGCCCGCAGCCATGCCTCCCTGCCCTTCTACTTCAGTAAGCGCCCCCGCCACGCCTCCCTGCCCTTCTACTTCA GGTTTCTGCCCAATTATCTTCTGCCCGAGTACGAGGAGGTGGTGAACCGCCCCCCGACACCGCCCCCTCCTTACAGTGCCTTGCACGCCGGCCAATCGGCCGGTGCCAGCCCTCTGTCGCCGGAGCAACCGGACGAGCTCCGCCTCCCGACGCAGACCACTCCGGTCCCCCCGGCGTCGGACACGCCCCCCTCGAGGCCCGGCGGGGCGGAGCTGGACCCGCCGGCGGGGCTGAGCCGGAAGGAGGACGGGAGGACGCCCGCGTCCGAGGAGCAGCTGCCGCCGTCGGACCGCGCCGCGTCGGCCCCGGAGCGGGACGGGCGCAAGGACCCGCCGGGGGGGGACTCGGGTTCGGAGGGCCGCCCCGAGGACAAGGACGGCCCCGCGGGGCGCCACCGCTGCTTCACCGGCGACTCGGGCATcgaggtgtgcgtgtgcagcgGTTACCCGGCAACCGAGGAACAGCCGGAACtgaaggggctgctgggagattTCTGCGAGGGCTGCGACTCCTGCGGCCCGCCCTCCGCCGCCaccgggaggaggggggaggaggaggaggaggaggagcagaccCCAGAGAGGAGGCCGGACCATGGggctgtgcccctccccccgcggGCCCCAGTTAACCTCCTGCACACCATCACCGAGCAGGAGGGGTCTCTCCAACCTGGCAACGCTGCTGAGAGCTATCACACCTGCtgctga